The Pyrococcus horikoshii OT3 genome includes a window with the following:
- a CDS encoding ADP-specific glucokinase, translating to MTNWESLYEKALDKVEASIRKVRGVLLAYNTNIDAIKYLKREDLEKRIEKVGKEEVLRYSEELPKEIETIPQLLGSILWSIKRGKAAELLVVSREVREYMRKWGWDELRMGGQVGIMANLLGGVYGIPVIAHVPQLSELQASLFLDGPIYVPTFERGELRLIHPREFRKGEEDCIHYIYEFPRNFKVLDFEAPRENRFIGAADDYNPILYVREEWIERFEEIAKRSELAIISGLHPLTQENHGKPIKLVREHLKILNDLGIRAHLEFAFTPDEVVRLEIVKLLKHFYSVGLNEVELASVVSVMGEKELAERIISKDPADPIAVIEGLLKLIKETGVKRIHFHTYGYYLALTREKGEHVRDALLFSALAAATKAMKGNIEKLSDIREGLAVPIGEQGLEVEKILEKEFSLRDGIGSIEDYQLTFIPTKVVKKPKSTVGIGDTISSSAFVSEFSLH from the coding sequence ATGACGAATTGGGAAAGTCTATATGAGAAGGCTCTTGACAAAGTCGAAGCATCAATTAGGAAGGTTAGGGGAGTTCTTCTCGCTTATAACACCAATATAGATGCGATTAAGTACCTAAAAAGGGAGGATCTTGAGAAGAGGATTGAAAAGGTTGGAAAGGAAGAAGTTTTGAGGTATTCGGAGGAGCTACCGAAGGAGATAGAGACGATACCACAGCTTCTCGGTTCCATACTCTGGAGCATTAAAAGGGGAAAAGCAGCTGAACTTTTAGTTGTATCTCGAGAAGTAAGGGAGTACATGAGGAAGTGGGGATGGGATGAGCTCAGGATGGGGGGACAAGTAGGGATAATGGCCAACCTCCTGGGAGGAGTCTATGGAATTCCCGTCATAGCCCATGTCCCCCAGCTTTCAGAACTCCAGGCGAGCCTCTTCCTAGATGGTCCCATATACGTTCCCACGTTTGAGAGAGGGGAGCTTAGGCTTATCCATCCGAGGGAGTTCCGCAAAGGTGAGGAGGACTGCATACACTACATTTACGAATTCCCCAGGAATTTTAAGGTTCTAGACTTTGAAGCCCCTAGGGAAAATAGGTTCATAGGAGCGGCCGATGACTACAATCCGATTCTATACGTAAGGGAGGAATGGATCGAGAGGTTTGAGGAAATAGCAAAGAGATCTGAGCTCGCGATAATAAGCGGCCTTCACCCACTCACCCAGGAAAACCACGGGAAGCCGATAAAGCTAGTTAGAGAGCACTTAAAAATCCTTAATGATTTGGGAATAAGAGCACACTTAGAATTTGCCTTCACGCCGGATGAAGTTGTTAGGCTCGAGATCGTGAAGTTGCTCAAGCACTTTTATAGCGTTGGCCTTAATGAAGTTGAATTAGCCTCCGTCGTTAGCGTAATGGGGGAGAAAGAGTTAGCTGAAAGGATAATATCAAAGGATCCCGCCGACCCAATAGCAGTAATTGAAGGATTACTAAAGCTGATCAAGGAAACGGGAGTGAAGAGGATCCACTTCCATACCTATGGTTATTACTTAGCCCTTACTAGGGAAAAAGGAGAGCACGTTAGGGATGCCCTCCTGTTCTCGGCACTAGCAGCTGCAACGAAAGCCATGAAGGGGAACATAGAGAAGCTCTCCGATATAAGGGAAGGATTGGCGGTACCCATAGGGGAGCAGGGGTTGGAAGTAGAGAAGATCCTTGAAAAGGAGTTCTCACTAAGGGATGGGATAGGGAGCATCGAGGATTACCAGTTAACCTTTATACCAACTAAAGTCGTTAAAAAACCCAAGAGTACAGTTGGAATCGGAGATACGATCTCAAGTTCGGCATTCGTTTCCGAGTTTTCTCTTCACTGA
- a CDS encoding signal peptidase I: protein MDEKGKEVISTLLIILLTLALYFGLRVALHTETPLVVVVSGSMEPVFHRGDVVLLEGVRPEEVRVGDVIVYRSIISRYPIIHRVRGIKYIYINGKRELCFITWGDHNPVPDIYYTPEGILDCVPAEAVEAKALAVFPRIGIISIKVRELLGFGG from the coding sequence ATGGATGAAAAGGGAAAGGAGGTAATCTCAACTTTACTGATAATACTCCTAACATTAGCATTATACTTCGGTCTTAGAGTTGCCCTTCACACTGAAACGCCGCTCGTGGTAGTGGTTAGTGGCTCCATGGAACCAGTCTTCCATAGGGGAGATGTCGTTTTGCTGGAAGGTGTAAGGCCAGAAGAAGTTAGAGTTGGAGATGTCATAGTTTACAGGAGCATTATATCGAGGTACCCAATAATTCATAGGGTTCGAGGGATAAAATACATTTACATCAATGGAAAGAGAGAGCTGTGCTTCATCACGTGGGGTGATCATAATCCAGTTCCAGATATATACTACACTCCCGAGGGAATACTCGACTGTGTTCCCGCTGAAGCCGTTGAGGCCAAGGCTTTAGCTGTCTTCCCCAGGATAGGTATAATCTCAATAAAGGTTAGGGAACTCCTGGGGTTTGGTGGATGA
- a CDS encoding DUF531 domain-containing protein produces MLTIGLYNTYDPKRIHEAHLRAIARAAPVAYAFNFHLALIGFPFEGKDEREIAGEVAENTTIGEGGKYLIKLVESGKFHLLDFPKKGFPSQFGEVVATTSKPSKEKAVKTIEIAEMAVRGKSFIFLIGLGRHGLPKEAFKIAKYHLDITDGKGISLETCTAIGIIPAKIATVMEALKWMKRERR; encoded by the coding sequence ATGCTAACCATAGGACTCTACAACACCTACGATCCAAAGAGGATCCATGAAGCCCACCTAAGGGCTATAGCTAGGGCAGCTCCGGTAGCTTATGCTTTTAACTTTCACCTTGCTTTAATAGGATTTCCCTTCGAGGGAAAAGATGAAAGGGAAATTGCCGGAGAAGTAGCAGAGAATACAACTATAGGGGAAGGAGGGAAATATCTCATTAAGCTTGTAGAGTCAGGAAAGTTCCACCTCCTCGACTTTCCGAAGAAGGGGTTCCCTTCCCAATTCGGGGAAGTCGTCGCTACAACTTCAAAGCCCTCAAAGGAAAAAGCAGTAAAAACGATAGAGATAGCAGAAATGGCCGTTAGGGGAAAGAGCTTCATATTCCTAATAGGACTCGGTAGGCACGGGTTACCGAAGGAAGCTTTTAAAATTGCTAAGTATCATTTGGACATAACTGATGGAAAGGGGATAAGCTTGGAAACTTGCACCGCTATTGGAATAATACCTGCAAAGATAGCTACTGTAATGGAGGCCCTAAAATGGATGAAAAGGGAAAGGAGGTAA
- a CDS encoding DMT family transporter, translating into MDETRKAELILLGLSAIWGTTFPVMKIGIKDFPPVSFIAFRFFLASIILAIVLKDKITKDQIFPGFLIGLSLFAGFGFQVVGLKYTTASNSAFITSLYMVFTPFVAFALLKSKITRVDALALAIAVLGTYLISGASLNLSYGDLLTILAALSFAFQIVLIEYYKDLGLGLAFWQIFWNFIFSLVYSIYFESLPLPKEGSTVFAILYTGIVATALAFLGQVKYQPKIESHRAAVLYSAEPVFGYFFSFLILGEILPFEGYVGAFLILVAIWLEISREKLIKE; encoded by the coding sequence ATGGATGAAACCAGGAAGGCTGAACTCATACTTTTGGGGCTTTCTGCAATCTGGGGAACGACGTTTCCCGTGATGAAAATTGGCATCAAGGATTTTCCTCCTGTGAGCTTCATAGCCTTTAGGTTTTTCCTGGCCTCCATAATACTGGCTATAGTCCTTAAGGATAAAATAACAAAAGATCAAATATTCCCAGGATTCTTAATTGGATTGTCGCTTTTTGCAGGGTTCGGATTTCAAGTCGTTGGACTTAAGTATACAACGGCTTCGAATTCAGCTTTCATAACCTCCCTGTATATGGTGTTTACCCCATTCGTCGCCTTTGCATTGCTAAAGAGTAAGATAACACGAGTCGATGCCTTGGCTTTAGCTATTGCAGTACTTGGAACTTACCTAATATCGGGGGCCAGCTTAAACCTAAGCTATGGTGATTTGCTGACAATCTTAGCAGCTCTAAGCTTTGCCTTTCAGATAGTTCTAATAGAGTACTATAAAGATCTCGGCCTTGGTTTGGCCTTCTGGCAGATATTTTGGAACTTTATTTTTTCCTTAGTTTACTCGATCTACTTTGAGAGTCTTCCGCTGCCCAAGGAAGGATCAACGGTATTTGCGATCCTTTACACGGGTATAGTTGCAACGGCTTTGGCCTTCCTTGGCCAGGTGAAGTATCAACCAAAGATAGAGTCGCATAGGGCCGCAGTACTTTATTCAGCTGAGCCCGTCTTTGGATACTTCTTCTCTTTCCTTATCCTGGGTGAAATCCTGCCATTTGAAGGTTATGTTGGAGCTTTCCTGATATTAGTTGCAATATGGTTGGAAATTTCAAGAGAAAAATTAATTAAGGAGTGA
- a CDS encoding alpha/beta hydrolase family protein codes for MTSIEWDEKTFTKFAYLSDPRTRKNLVAYVLTKANLESNKYENTIVIENLEDGSRKFIEDASMPRISPDGKKIAFMRFNEEKKTAQIWVADLKTLSAKKVLEAKNIRSIEWNQDSRRLLAVGFKRREDEDFIFEDDVPAWFDNMGFFDGEKTTFWVIDTEGEEVIEQFEKPRFSSGIWHGDSIVVSVPHRDVIPRYFKYWDIYLWKDGEEEKLFEKVSFYAIDSDGERILLYGKPEKKYVSEHDKIYIYDGEVKGILDDIDREVAQAKIRNGKVYFTLFEEGSVNLYLWDGEVREIAKGKHWIMGFDADERLIYLKETATRPAELYLWDGEERQLTDYNGLIFKKLKTFEPRHFRFKSIDLELDGWYIKPEIKEGEKAPVIVFVHGGPKGMYGYYFKYEMQLMASKGYYIVYVNPRGSNGYSEDFALRVLERTGLEDFQDILNGIEEFLRLEPQADRERIGITGISYGGYMTNWALTQSDLFKAGISENGISYWLTSYAFSDIGLWFDKEVIGDNPLENENYRKLSPLFYAKNVKAPLLLIHSLEDYRCPLDQSLMFYHVLKDLGKEVYIAIFKKGAHGHSIRGSPRHRMKRYKLFMEFFERKLKKYEEGFDVEKILKEEKK; via the coding sequence ATGACTTCTATCGAATGGGATGAAAAGACGTTTACGAAGTTTGCCTATCTCAGCGACCCCAGGACAAGGAAAAACTTGGTTGCTTACGTTCTTACAAAGGCCAACCTTGAATCGAATAAGTATGAGAACACTATAGTTATAGAGAATCTTGAAGATGGGAGCAGGAAGTTCATAGAAGATGCCTCCATGCCAAGAATATCTCCCGATGGAAAGAAGATAGCCTTCATGAGATTCAACGAGGAGAAGAAGACCGCTCAAATATGGGTTGCCGATCTAAAGACGTTAAGCGCTAAGAAGGTTCTCGAGGCCAAGAATATAAGATCCATAGAGTGGAATCAAGACTCAAGGAGGCTTCTCGCTGTTGGGTTTAAGAGAAGGGAGGATGAAGATTTCATATTCGAGGATGACGTTCCGGCATGGTTCGACAACATGGGATTCTTCGATGGAGAAAAGACGACCTTCTGGGTAATTGACACTGAAGGAGAGGAAGTTATAGAGCAGTTTGAGAAACCAAGGTTTAGTAGCGGTATCTGGCACGGGGATTCCATAGTCGTTAGCGTTCCCCACAGGGATGTAATTCCCAGGTACTTCAAATACTGGGATATCTATCTATGGAAGGATGGAGAAGAGGAAAAGCTCTTTGAGAAGGTTTCATTCTACGCTATAGATTCAGATGGGGAGAGGATACTCCTCTATGGGAAGCCCGAGAAGAAGTACGTAAGCGAACATGACAAGATTTACATCTACGATGGTGAAGTTAAGGGAATACTAGATGACATAGACAGAGAGGTTGCTCAAGCTAAGATTAGGAACGGAAAAGTTTACTTCACGCTTTTCGAGGAGGGTAGCGTAAACCTATACCTCTGGGATGGCGAAGTCAGGGAGATAGCTAAGGGTAAGCACTGGATAATGGGCTTTGACGCTGATGAAAGGCTGATCTACTTAAAGGAAACAGCGACTAGACCCGCTGAGCTATACCTATGGGATGGAGAGGAGAGGCAACTAACTGATTACAACGGGCTAATATTCAAGAAGCTTAAGACCTTCGAGCCGAGGCACTTCCGCTTCAAGAGCATAGACCTAGAGCTTGACGGATGGTACATAAAGCCAGAGATCAAGGAGGGAGAGAAAGCACCAGTAATAGTCTTCGTCCACGGTGGGCCAAAGGGAATGTACGGCTATTACTTTAAGTACGAGATGCAACTGATGGCGAGCAAAGGGTACTACATAGTTTACGTGAACCCAAGGGGAAGCAACGGTTACAGCGAGGATTTTGCCCTGAGGGTTCTAGAGAGAACGGGACTTGAAGACTTCCAGGATATATTGAATGGAATAGAGGAATTCCTCAGGCTAGAACCACAAGCTGACAGGGAGAGGATCGGTATCACGGGAATAAGCTACGGTGGCTACATGACGAACTGGGCCTTAACCCAGAGTGACCTCTTTAAAGCTGGAATAAGCGAGAACGGAATAAGCTACTGGTTAACAAGTTACGCCTTCTCCGATATAGGGTTATGGTTCGACAAGGAGGTTATTGGTGACAACCCGCTTGAAAACGAGAACTATAGAAAGTTAAGCCCCCTATTCTATGCTAAGAACGTTAAGGCCCCCTTACTACTGATCCACAGCCTTGAGGATTACAGGTGCCCATTGGATCAGAGCTTAATGTTCTATCACGTCCTCAAGGATCTCGGTAAGGAAGTTTACATTGCGATATTCAAGAAGGGAGCGCATGGGCATAGCATAAGGGGATCTCCAAGGCACAGGATGAAGAGGTACAAGCTATTCATGGAGTTCTTTGAGAGGAAGCTCAAGAAGTACGAGGAGGGCTTTGACGTAGAGAAGATACTCAAGGAGGAGAAGAAATGA